In Comamonas koreensis, the genomic stretch GAAGTACTCCACCGCGTTCTTCGGAAAGAACTCGCGGAACTCGCTGTACAGCTGCGCGGCCAGCGTCTTGTTGGGCGCAAACACGATGGCCGGGCGCCCGGTGCGCGCGATCACATTGGCCATCGTGAAGGTCTTGCCCGAGCCCGTGACACCCAGCAAGGTCTGAAAGGCCTCACCGTCATCAATGCCTTCCACCAGCGCATCGATGGCCGCCGGCTGGTCGCCCGCAGGCGGATACGGCTGGAACAAGGTGAAGGGCGAGCCCGGATATTGGATGAATTCCCCCTCGCGGGGTGCCTCTGGAGTGACTTCGTGCATAGGTCGGGTATGCCACGCGCGAGCGGGCGTCGCTAGAATACGGGGTTAACCCCAAAGCGTACTGCAAAATTGCGGTGGAGGCGATGGCCTCTTGTTTGGCATTTGGGGGTACAAAGCCAGATTTCTACCTACCAAGGACTACACATGTCTCTTTTCTCTTCCGTCGAAATGGCCCCACGCGACCCGATCCTGGGTCTCAATGAGCAGTATGCCGCCGACACCAACCCGCAAAAAGTGAACCTGGGCGTGGGCGTGTATTTCGACGACAACGGCAAGCTGCCGCTGCTGCAGTGCGTGCAGGCCGCAGAGAAAGCCATGATGGACAAGCCCACGCCCCGTGGCTACCTGCCTATCGACGGTATCGCTGCCTATGACAACGCCGTCAAGGCCCTGGTGTTCGGCGCTGACTCAGAGGTTGTCGCTTCCGGCCGCGTGGCCACGGTGCAAGCCGTGGGCGGCACCGGCGGCCTGAAGATCGGCGCCGACTTCCTGAAGCGCCTCAACCCCCAAGCCAAGGTGCTGATCTCCGACCCGAGCTGGGAAAACCACCGCGCGATCTTCCAGAACGCCGGTTTTGAAGTGGCCAGCTACCGCTACTACGACGCAGCCAACCGCGCCATTGATTTCGACGGCATGATCGCCGACCTGAACGCGGCCGCCGCTGGCACCGTGGTGGTGCTGCACGCCTGCTGCCATAACCCCACCGGCTACGACATCAGCGCCGCCCAGTGGGACAAGGTCATCGAAGTCGTCAAGGCCAAAAACCTGGTCGCCTTCCTGGACATGGCCTACCAGGGCTTTGGCCACGGCATCGCCGAAGACGGCGCCGTGATCGGCAAGTTCATCGCAGCAGGCCTGAACATTTTTGTGTCGACCTCGTTCTCCAAGAGCTTCTCGCTCTACGGTGAGCGCGTGGGCGCGCTGTCCGTGGTTGCCACCGACAAGGAGGAAGCCAGCCGCGTGCTGAGCCAGCTCAAGGTCGTCATCCGCACCAATTACTCCAACCCACCAACCCACGGTGGCGCCGTGGTGGCTGCGGTGCTGAACAACCCCGAGCTGCGCGCGCTGTGGGAAAAGGAACTGGGCGAGATGCGCGTGCGCATCAAGGAAATGCGCCAGAAGCTGGTCGACGGCCTCAAGGCCGCTGGCGTGAAGCAGGATATGGGCTTCATCACCACCCAGATCGGCATGTTCTCGTACTCGGGCCTGAGCAAGGACCAGATGGT encodes the following:
- a CDS encoding amino acid aminotransferase gives rise to the protein MSLFSSVEMAPRDPILGLNEQYAADTNPQKVNLGVGVYFDDNGKLPLLQCVQAAEKAMMDKPTPRGYLPIDGIAAYDNAVKALVFGADSEVVASGRVATVQAVGGTGGLKIGADFLKRLNPQAKVLISDPSWENHRAIFQNAGFEVASYRYYDAANRAIDFDGMIADLNAAAAGTVVVLHACCHNPTGYDISAAQWDKVIEVVKAKNLVAFLDMAYQGFGHGIAEDGAVIGKFIAAGLNIFVSTSFSKSFSLYGERVGALSVVATDKEEASRVLSQLKVVIRTNYSNPPTHGGAVVAAVLNNPELRALWEKELGEMRVRIKEMRQKLVDGLKAAGVKQDMGFITTQIGMFSYSGLSKDQMVRLRSEFGVYGTDTGRMCVAALNSKNIEHVCASIAKVVA